The Orcinus orca chromosome 16, mOrcOrc1.1, whole genome shotgun sequence genome includes a window with the following:
- the DEFB129 gene encoding LOW QUALITY PROTEIN: beta-defensin 129 (The sequence of the model RefSeq protein was modified relative to this genomic sequence to represent the inferred CDS: inserted 2 bases in 2 codons): MKLLFPIFANLMLQYQVNTEYFGLGRCVMGFGRCKDHCAMDEKEVDKCKKKKCCIGPKVVQLIKSFIQNEMLHTLEEDSQEVPKITKNFSVVMQTKNHILALLPKFKSVNTFANINTGVIPNVTTVKSVTTNPMIAGKIIHXVTSTKSDTKKRRDSATDSPPXSATTIDTADNMTGAGRSR; encoded by the exons ATGAAGCTCCTTTTTCCTATCTTTGCCAACCTCATGCTACAGTACCAAGTGAACACAG AATACTTTGGCTTGGGAAGATGTGTAATGGGTTTTGGGAGATGCAAAGACCACTGTGCCATGGATGAAAAAGAGGTagataaatgcaaaaagaaaaaatgttgtatTGGACCAAAAGTGGTTCAATTGATAAAAAGCTTCATACAAAATGAAATGCTCCACACACTTGAAGAGGACTCTCAGGAAGTGCCAAAAATTACCAAGAATTTTAGTGTTGTGATGCAAACAAAAAACCAtattttagctcttctgcccaaaTTCAAAAGTGTCAACACTTTTGCTAACATCAACACCGGCGTCATCCCAAATGTCACCACCGTGAAGTCTGTCACCACCAACCCCATGATTGCAGGAAAGATAATAC ACGTTACTTCTACCAAGAGTGacaccaaaaaaagaagagattcaGCCACTGACTCCCCAC CCAGCGCCACCACCATAGACACTGCCGACAACATGACTGGAGCTGGAAGAAGCAGATGA